Below is a window of Candidatus Paceibacterota bacterium DNA.
TACTGTTTCTGAAAATACTGTAAAGAAAACAACAACATTCCATATTGATATTATCGGTATCCAACGTGGAGTAGCTGAAGCACTTATGATTGGTGCAATCAGTTCAACTCTCAAGCGTCTTAATGTTGAGACATGCACATGGAAACTCAATTGCACAGGTGAGAAAGACGCGTACACAAAATTTGTACGCGACGTTGGTAACTACTTTAAAAAGAACATGTCTGAGCTCACTGCTCCAGCACGTGAGGCATTAAAACAATCTCCGCTTCTTCTCCTTGCAAACCCTCCAGTATCAATGGAAAAACTTGTTGCGGAAGCCCCTCAAAGCATCAACTTCCTCTCTGAATCAAGCAGAGAGTACTTTAAAGAAGTTCTGGAATTCATGGAGTCTACTGATTGCATGTATGAAATTGATAACTCACTGCTTCCTGCATTTGAATATGAAAACGGACTTCTCGCGAAACTAGAGGCAGAGGATAATAAGAAAAATGTCATCACCGCTTCACTCACTCGATATTCAGCTCTAGGAAAATTGATGCAGAGCAAACGCGACCTCCCTGCTGTAGGAGCAAGCCTAACTGTTCCAACAAAGCTTCTTGCAAAAAAACCTTCAACAAACCGAAACCACCCACCGCTTTACATCATCCACGTTGGACCTGATGCACGAAAACGCACTCTTTCTCTCCTTATGGAACTTGAAGATGCTGGTATCCAGGCTCTCCACGGTCTTCTTAAGGACAAACTTGGCTCTCAAATGATGAACGCTGAACAACTAAAAGTTGAGTACATCCTCCTCATTGGGCAAAAGGAATTCGTTGAAAAGAACATTATCGTTCGAAATACCGTTAACCGCTCAGAAAAGGCCATACCACAGAACGATATCGTTAAATACATCAAGGAGCTGTAAATTATTGCGCAAGATAGGCCTCTATGATAGGCTTGTATTTCATTACAATATGATTCACGTAGAAATTAAAAAGGGAGCAAATGAAAGCGGACTTAGCACGCTTAAGCGCTTTACCCGAAAAATGCAGAGTGCTGGTGTCGTAAACCGCGTAAAGTCTATTCGTTACGCTGAACGCGACCCATCAACATACGTTCGAAAGAAGCACGCTTTGAAGCGAATTTCTCGCCGAGCTGATACACTTCGATTGATCAAACTTGGAAAGGTCCAAGAGCGAACGTACGGAAGACAATAATCCCCTACTCCATGAATCTTTCATGGGTAAATACTACACGGCGCGAAACTCCATCGTTGCCGTATGAGGAAATAAAAATTGCAGCTGTCGGTGCGAAGCCCGAGGTATCTTTAGCGTTTGTTGGTGATGTTCGTGCAAAAGCATTAAATGTTGAACATCGTGGAAAATCATATGTTCCAAACACATTAAGTTTTCCTTTTGATAATGATGGTAGCGGAGAAATTTTCATAAATTTAAATCAAGCAGAGCGACAAGCGCACAAGTACGGAATGTCGTACGAAGATTTTGTTGCCTTTTTATTCATCCACAGTTTGCTTCACTTGGATGGTTTGGACCACGGCAGTATAATGGAACGCAAAGAGCGTCAACTATTACGACGTTTTATTAAAAGTAATGTCCAAAATCGTCGCTTGCGGAATTGATATAGGAACTCACCAAATTAAGGTGATGGCGTGTGAGCGCAGTGTGGAAGATGGCCGACATGTGCCTCGAATCATTGGCACAGGATTTAGTGAATCACGTGGACTCCGTCATGGATACATCGTTAATGTCCAGGAAATTACTCATGGTATTAGAGAGGCGATCGCTCAAATACAAAAACATGCTGACGTTGAAATAAAGAAAGCATTTTTGGGTATTGGTGGTGTTGGCCTTACATCACTAGTGCACCAAGGAAGCATTATGATTTCTCGTGCTGACGGTGAAATCACAGACCTTGATGTTGAAAAG
It encodes the following:
- a CDS encoding His/Gly/Thr/Pro-type tRNA ligase C-terminal domain-containing protein, which codes for MQSKSSVRGKNTRSSGKKTTKPQSKNPVARALEFFGFTELNFAGSKDIQQIAQRIIPIGTISKTEAQTRNLHRIAAIRHAETHGVQGAQPLLSYTVSENTVKKTTTFHIDIIGIQRGVAEALMIGAISSTLKRLNVETCTWKLNCTGEKDAYTKFVRDVGNYFKKNMSELTAPAREALKQSPLLLLANPPVSMEKLVAEAPQSINFLSESSREYFKEVLEFMESTDCMYEIDNSLLPAFEYENGLLAKLEAEDNKKNVITASLTRYSALGKLMQSKRDLPAVGASLTVPTKLLAKKPSTNRNHPPLYIIHVGPDARKRTLSLLMELEDAGIQALHGLLKDKLGSQMMNAEQLKVEYILLIGQKEFVEKNIIVRNTVNRSEKAIPQNDIVKYIKEL
- a CDS encoding 30S ribosomal protein S21 — protein: MIHVEIKKGANESGLSTLKRFTRKMQSAGVVNRVKSIRYAERDPSTYVRKKHALKRISRRADTLRLIKLGKVQERTYGRQ
- the ybeY gene encoding rRNA maturation RNase YbeY: MNLSWVNTTRRETPSLPYEEIKIAAVGAKPEVSLAFVGDVRAKALNVEHRGKSYVPNTLSFPFDNDGSGEIFINLNQAERQAHKYGMSYEDFVAFLFIHSLLHLDGLDHGSIMERKERQLLRRFIKSNVQNRRLRN